A window of the Pecten maximus chromosome 19, xPecMax1.1, whole genome shotgun sequence genome harbors these coding sequences:
- the LOC117318163 gene encoding neuronal acetylcholine receptor subunit beta-4-like — protein MGANILLYLLGVILTFSCPATPYTHDNVKALLTNIFTTNSYNKMVRPTADQSHSITMFLNLNLVGITNIDEVQEKMTTTASLEVFWIDEYMIWDPADYNDTDILYVPQKNIWKPDIALDNGFTKLEELGDDFLLTRIYHDGTVEWRPYDVFETKCSIDITYFPFDKQKCDIIFGVWMSPLSAIDVELGKRGILLDSYQSNGEWDLLTTSAEASESQLDGAVVTFSITVKRKPQYILNNVVLPIVMLSLLSVFVFVLPVDCGEKMGYIMTVYLAFAVFLTIVSGSLPVSSSMSLLSIYLTLLLVLGTVIVMITALELRIHYRDSSREIPKIAKYMVRFSKWLRCIRPNKISQVVSKIEYSLSNVRDTTENETTADAIRPIKKNAFCEPEVVEEIVWPDVTSAIDFFFFWFFMLINIIATVCIFTDGYIKSDKQAAV, from the coding sequence ATGGGTGccaatatattgttatatttacttGGTGTGATATTGACATTCTCGTGTCCTGCTACACCGTACACACACGACAATGTGAAAGCTCTTCTTACAAACATTTTCACAACTAACTCGTACAACAAGATGGTTCGTCCAACAGCAGATCAATCACACTCAATAACTATGTTCTTGAACCTTAATCTTGTGGGAATAACCAATATTGACGAGGTACAAGAAAAAATGACAACCACGGCATCCCTTGAAGTGTTTTGGATTGATGAGTATATGATTTGGGATCCGGCTGACTACAACGACACTGATATACTTTATGTACCTCAGAAAAATATCTGGAAGCCAGATATTGCTTTGGACAATGGCTTTACTAAACTGGAGGAACTTGGAGACGATTTTTTATTGACAAGAATATACCACGATGGCACCGTGGAGTGGCGACCGTACGATGTGTTTGAAACAAAATGTTCTATTGACATAACATACTTTCCCTTTGACAAACAAAAGTGCGACATCATATTTGGAGTTTGGATGAGCCCGCTGAGCGCAATTGACGTTGAGCTAGGTAAAAGAGGCATCTTACTTGATTCATATCAATCCAATGGTGAGTGGGATCTCCTAACAACGTCTGCTGAAGCTTCAGAATCACAACTAGATGGCGCTGTTGTCACCTTCTCTATAACGGTAAAAAGAAAGCCCCAATACATTCTCAACAACGTAGTGCTTCCTATCGTCATGTTGTCACTGCTTTCGGTGTTCGTATTTGTCCTACCTGTTGACTGCGGAGAGAAGATGGGCTATATTATGACAGTTTATCTAGCCTTTGCTGTCTTTCTGACAATAGTTAGTGGATCACTTCCGGTAAGCTCTTCTATGTCGTTACTGAGTATATACCTGACATTACTGCTCGTTTTAGGAACAGTTATTGTTATGATTACTGCGTTGGAGCTTCGCATTCACTACCGCGATAGTTCGCGTGAAATACCTAAGATTGCCAAATACATGGTACGGTTTAGCAAATGGTTGCGGTGTATTAGGCCAAACAAGATATCTCAAGTCGTGAGTAAGATCGAATACAGTCTCTCAAATGTCAGGGATACAACAGAAAACGAAACGACTGCAGATGCCATTAGACCGATTAAAAAGAATGCATTTTGTGAACCTGAAGTGGTTGAAGAGATCGTCTGGCCAGATGTGACGTCCGCAATCGATTTCTTCTTCTTCTGGTTTTTCATGCTGATAAATATAATAGCAACGgtttgtatatttacagatgGCTACATCAAGAGTGACAAACAAGCCGCTGTGTAG